ACTTGACAGGGTTCCAACGGGACCTGCTGACGGTTATTGCCGGGCTAGAGGCGCCAAACGGGCTGGAAATCAAATCGGAGATGGAAGACTACTACGAGTCAACGATCAATCACGGGCGACTGTACCCCAACCTCGATACCCTGGTCGAGCGGGGCCTCGTCGAGAAGACCAAACAGGACGAACGGACCAACGCCTACCACGTTACGGAATCCGGGCTCACCCTGCTCAAGGAACGCCGCGAGTGGGAGTCTCAGTACGTTCAGCCAACAGCTTAAGTGTCCGTCCGCGCCTCGTAAAGTCGTTCTGTCGCCCGACGGACCGCTTCGTTGCTCGATTCGTCCGGTTCCCATCCCAGTGCTCGAACTTTCTCGATCGAGAGTCGCATCTTGGGCACGTCGCCGGTCCAGCCACGGTCGCCTCCGGAGAACTCGTATGCTGGGTCCAGCCCCATTACGTCGCTGACGATGTCCGCGATCTCGATCACCGAGGTCGTGGTTCTGGTCCCGAGGTTGAACACGTTTCGCGCCCCGGTCGCCTGTTCGACGACCGTGAGCATCCCGTCCACACACGCCTCGATCGACATGTAGGACTTCTCCTGGCGGCCGTTGCCCTTGATCTGTAAGGTTTCGGGATCGGCCTGGAGTTTCTCGATGAAGTCGACGATCACGGCCCCGGACTGGAGTCGCGGCCCCACGATGTTCGCAAAGCGGAAGATCCAGGCGGTGAGGTCCGCGCTGTGAACGTACGTCGAGACGAGTGCCTCCTCGGCGGTCTTTCCCGCGCCATACGCGCTGATCGGCTCCTGGGGGTAG
This region of Halodesulfurarchaeum sp. HSR-GB genomic DNA includes:
- a CDS encoding PadR family transcriptional regulator; its protein translation is MDDLTGFQRDLLTVIAGLEAPNGLEIKSEMEDYYESTINHGRLYPNLDTLVERGLVEKTKQDERTNAYHVTESGLTLLKERREWESQYVQPTA
- a CDS encoding NAD-dependent epimerase/dehydratase family protein, with protein sequence MDLSESHAVVTGGAGFVGSHLAERLLSIGAAVTVVDDLSNGRREWIPEGASFVHGDLTRDSVVAEAIDADTDVVFHLAARKDVNDPNPRSQFEENTGMTLSILERMAEVGVEHIAFTSSSTVYGEAPRPTPEDYPQEPISAYGAGKTAEEALVSTYVHSADLTAWIFRFANIVGPRLQSGAVIVDFIEKLQADPETLQIKGNGRQEKSYMSIEACVDGMLTVVEQATGARNVFNLGTRTTTSVIEIADIVSDVMGLDPAYEFSGGDRGWTGDVPKMRLSIEKVRALGWEPDESSNEAVRRATERLYEARTDT